The following proteins come from a genomic window of Daphnia carinata strain CSIRO-1 chromosome 6, CSIRO_AGI_Dcar_HiC_V3, whole genome shotgun sequence:
- the LOC130694045 gene encoding uncharacterized protein LOC130694045 isoform X2 has product MSCSYSAGSASSSSDGQQLGARPKIGRQHVQQQMKPVSRSSAGQQRTTTTAADSKQNKEWNSNWNSILSAQVNEKRPIDASDHQHEKVRIKNINGQPPSANAQSNGWPSVSRGFSDPSLAVVQQPVPTATCRQKSPELFHSHHYHARRQRDRQQTNSRSNSAADLSVQSSINLSPPSSNASSLNNISKDSSSGGGGISSIWARWFRRNNNRTSSSIRPFSSSYGGGAGSRSHSVENSPVVSRRHRPMTGSSGQLAANSDNSDSLSTNSFSFIRPTGSQKNIDPALTLRRKYGLMACSNESTDKMGTTTTTNHNNNIEGDAIRAMRTRWESQMRHMDVRNEADEKCVRPSHPPVNSTMRKKRPAPQPPSAHRRSTSSRHSTGSIHTTSAGFIHVPGKRKAPSPPDHQPTPVQFNIVVPPPTPPANGNLPDLMDSSGPPPNAASPTGEAKWNNDLNCNLLLDEMNKVKVFRYHQNKINNGEQENKADCPHNDILKLEGGVLRPLEPSGNKTNEPTTSASTIDSNHRGMMTLPLKPWYKRGRNGSSSSQLHHHPSSANASSRSKWKDAALLHPPVADECSSNSWAMGLLANHHPPPSDSTLLNTMRSNYSSTVSPGGSTRSEGSSSLCSDGSKGKQQRKSLLVNISQLDREATEIIQRERARESQRKRMADEKFYCHHGEEATAHLASVPDIAEEPAASRPAEEKGTRQLINMFNSLTDATSINSQQKQTTSAESNLRLRTAFVQPQQQQQANANNKTTSDNNTSVVFRPVPEVADQQSSSLLASTKAVDSNANTITRLRVNRETVAAPASPPMSNHKEPATSQQAIFNPKLEVVGSQEHKGGARPKNPVVLPAASPLVNGHSKMSGWECQICTLLNSEARLWCEACTALKPRQFNSRSSNGPSPVVKETTNISKTQEVPSAVVTVTTAPNSPEALRQARLAFFLNGQQNKQLEIKEEGDDQSGDKNNNKTTNNKRRSQCGGIKVSSSCQTQPLPLPSKVVQRPVSMSDDSPVVDKLSDNRNNIIPAKQDPLDNKNHVKPRVPAVVLKDVTPTNFALLSPSRTQLSQYLQQQQATKSQSSANSDQQSSKDIQKSKDESPTVEDVSDEKRVEVMLWRLEESIAAGQFDKAAVLAKELAAIKRAPTSQSPSIKRRTTEHDVTPPTPPPSINKPVAAPRSVPPAVAAVVVAQKQSDPIVPAASNVNEATAAPLPAKRLSQLSSPLPLPRKTIKEETQDKQEETLKKEQVTVDVNVKREAEMQTAKEITNPEVTIRTKKKSNKISSGQQTTLTFQKKPSIGVEENSRRTQSCVVDDTFNVEVFIEDRSTHSGPFKYPVRPATTLLQLKEQMANIHGIALPSQRWIFGRRLADKEQMTLKEYDVCPSNSSLFLYVLPDLQTPPPKKSSQDEPPSKPQLDLVPPDGQHQNAKKYYNYQEDRYSTCDEDSDDELAAGPTTLVNNHVAQSLPDHPLKPETNKTEPHLTATTINDEHLLQSEGAMAVLDSADAGWTCPGCALVNPTTRSGCKACAYKRPMDQSETNDDIKETRVDYKKLVDLQDQSDVVTNAESFDCPVCLMTVPAGVGVTLRECLHNFCRDCLAHVIEFSDEATITCPYRDDNYACDAILQELEIKNLVGPKVYEKHLERSMRLAEKAMKNTFHCQTADCPGWAVIEEDNVNVFRCPVCRRTNCLTCQAIHDGANCKEFQDRVNDAAETDEDAKRTKEMIDALVASGEALSCPHCQVVLMKRWGCDWVRCSVCRTEICWVTKQNRWGPKGKGDTSGGCRCGVDGVKCHPLCNYCH; this is encoded by the exons ATGTCTTGTTCGTATTCAGCTGGATCGGCTTCGAGTAGCAGCGATGGCCAGCAATTGGGAGCGCGACCTAAAATTGGACGTCAACACGTTCAACAGCAAATGAAACCGGTCAGTCGTTCGTCAGCCGGACAACAGAGGACCACCACCACGGCCGCCGATTCCAAACAGAATAAGGAATGGAATTCAAACTGGAATTCCATTCTTTCGGCTCAG GTAAATGAAAAGAGGCCAATCGATGCAAGTGATCATCAGCACGAGAAGGTGCGAATTAAGAACATCAATGGGCAGCCTCCCTCAGCAAACGCACAGTCCAATGGATGGCCGTCGGTGAGTCGAGGTTTCTCCGATCCCAGTTTGGCCGTCGTCCAACAACCGGTCCCGACAGCCACTTGTCGGCAAAAGTCGCCTGAATTATTTCATTCGCATCACTATCACGCGCGACGTCAACGCGATCGCCAGCAAACCAACAGCCGGTCCAATAGCGCCGCAGATCTCTCCGTCCAGTCCAGCATCAATCTCAGCCCGCCATCCAGCAACGCCTCCTCACTCAACAACATCAGTAAA GATTCGAGCAGTGGAGGTGGAGGCATTTCGAGCATTTGGGCTCGTTGGTTCCGACGCAATAACAACCGAACGTCATCATCCATTCGTCCGTTCTCATCGTCCTACGGTGGCGGCGCTGGAAGTCGTTCGCACAGCGTCGAAAATAGTCCGGTCGTCAGTCGGCGACATCGTCCCATGACGGGCTCCAGCGGCCAATTGGCCGCCAACAGCGACAACAGCGATTCGCTCAGCACAAACAGTTTCTCCTTCATCCGCCCGACGGGCAGTCAGAAGAACATCGATCCAGCGTTGACTCTAAGAAGGAAATACGGATTAATGGCGTGCAGCAATGAATCGACGGACAAGATgggcacaacaacaacaaccaaccacaacaacaacatcgaaGGGGACGCAATCAGGGCCATGCGGACGCGATGGGAATCGCAGATGAGACACATGGACGTGCGGAATGAAGCGGATGAGAAATGCGTCAGGCCGTCGCATCCGCCAGTCAATTCGACGATGAGGAAAAAGAGGCCGGCACCTCAACCGCCTTCGGCTCATCGAAGATCGACGTCCTCTCGTCATTCCACCGGAAGCATCCACACCACCTCCGCTGGATTCATTCACGTCCCGGGTAAAAGGAAAGCCCCTTCTCCTCCGGATCATCAGCCTACGCCTGTACAGTTCAACATCGTCGTCCCTCCACCTACTCCTCCGGCCAACGGCAATTTACCGGATCTGATGGACTCGTCCGGTCCTCCTCCGAACGCAGCGTCACCTACGGGAGAAGCCAAATGGAACAACGACCTCAATTGCAATTTGCTGTTGGACGAGATGAACAAAGTGAAAGTGTTTCGATACCATCAGAACAAGATCAACAACGGAGAGCAAGAGAACAAGGCCGACTGTCCGCACAACGACATTTTGAAATTGGAGGGCGGAGTTTTGCGTCCGCTCGAACCATCAGGAAACAAGACAAACGAGCCAACAACATCCGCATCGACCATCGATTCCAATCACCGGGGTATGATGACCCTCCCTTTAAAGCCTTGGTACAAACGAGGCCGGaatggcagcagcagcagccaattACATCATCATCCTTCATCGGCCAACGCATCGTCACGATCTAAATGGAAAGATGCAGCTCTATTACATCCGCCAGTTGCAGATGaatgcagcagcaacagttGGGCTATGGGCTTGTTAGCCAATCATCATCCACCACCTTCGGACTCGACGTTGCTAAACACGATGCGATCGAATTATTCATCGACCGTGAGTCCGGGTGGATCGACGCGAAGTGAAGGATCTTCCTCGCTGTGCAGCGACGGGAGCAAAGGCAAACAACAACGCAAATCGTTGCTAGTCAACATCAGCCAGCTGGACCGCGAAGCGACGGAAATCATCCAGCGTGAGCGGGCCAGAGAGTCTCAACGCAAGCGCATGGCAGACGAGAAATTCTATTGTCATCACGGCGAGGAGGCGACGGCCCATTTGGCAAGCGTTCCAGACATAGCTGAAGAGCCGGCCGCGAGTCGTCCGGCCGAAGAAAAGGGAACGAGGCAGTTGATTAACATGTTCAACTCTTTGACTGACGCGACGTCTATCAATAGCCAACAGAAGCAGACGACGTCGGCCGAGTCCAACCTCAGACTTCGCACTGCATTTGTGCagccgcagcagcagcaacaagccAATGCTAATAATAAAACGACGTCAGATAACAACACGAGCGTCGTTTTTCGCCCCGTGCCAGAAGTGGCCGACCAGCAAAGTTCCAGCTTGTTGGCGTCTACCAAGGCCGTCGACTCGAATGCCAACACAATCACACGATTGCGAGTGAATAGGGAGACCGTGGCAGCCCCCGCATCGCCGCCAATGAGCAATCACAAGGAGCCGGCCACATCACAACAAGCCATTTTCAATCCGAAATTGGAAGTGGTTGGCTCACAGGAACACAAGGGAGGTGCACGGCCTAAGAATCCAGTTGTTTTACCCGCAGCGTCGCCACTAGTCAACGGACATTCGAAAATGTCAGGATGGGAGTGTCAAATCTGCACTTTGCTCAATAGCGAGGCACGCCTTTGGTGCGAGGCGTGTACCGCTTTGAAACCAAGGCAATTCAACAGTAGGTCATCCAACGGGCCATCTCCGGTCGTCAAGGAAACGACCAACATCAGCAAAACACAAGAAGTCCCGTCTGCTGTTGTTACAGTCACGACAGCTCCCAACAGTCCAGAAGCTTTACGACAAGCCCGATTGGCTTTCTTCCTCAATGGCCAGCAAAATAAGCAGCTGGAAATCAAAGAAGAGGGTGACGATCAGTCGGGcgataaaaacaataataaaacaacGAATAACAAACGACGCAGTCAATGTGGCGGCATCAAAGTGTCATCCAGTTGTCAGACTCAACCTCTTCCTTTGCCCAGCAAAGTCGTCCAACGACCCGTTTCAATGTCAGATGACTCGCCCGTAGTTGATAAACTTAGCGATAATCGTAATAACATCATCCCGGCGAAGCAAGACCCATTAGATAATAAGAATCATGTCAAACCACGTGTACCTGCTGTTGTTCTGAAGGATGTGACACCAACCAATTTTGCACTTCTTTCTCCTTCTCGTACACAGTTGAGCCAATatcttcagcaacaacaggcCACTAAGAGCCAATCATCAGCCAACAGTGACCAGCAATCTAGCAAGGACATCCAGAAGAGTAAAG ATGAGTCACCAACCGTTGAAGATGTGAGCGATGAGAAACGTGTTGAGGTCATGTTGTGGCGTTTAGAAGAATCCATCGCTGCCGGCCAGTTTGATAAAGCGGCTGTTTTAGCCAAAGAATTGGCGGCCATCAAAAGGGCACCAACTTCTCAATCACCATCCATCAAACGGAGGACTACGGAACATGATGTTACTCCGCCCACACCTCCTCCTTCTATTAATAAACCAGTGGCCGCTCCGAGATCCGTCCCTCCCGCCGTTGCTGCTGTCGTCGTTGCACAAAAACAATCCGATCCCATCGTTCCAGCTGCATCGAATGTCAACGAAGCGACAGCAGCGCCTCTGCCGGCAAAGCGATTGTCCCAGTTGTCGTCACCTTTACCTCTGCCGAGGAAAACAATCAAGGAAGAAACGCAAgacaaacaagaagaaacgttAAAGAAAGAACAAGTTACTGTTGATGTCAATGTTAAAAGGGAAGCGGAGATGCAAACAGCAAAGGAAATAACAAACCCAGAGGTGACGATccgaacgaaaaagaagagcaatAAAATCAGTTCGGGTCAGCAGACGACGTTGACCTTTCAGAAGAAGCCATCTATCGGCGTGGAGGAGAACAGCAGACGAACGCAGAGTTGCGTCGTTGACGACACATTCAA CGTAGAAGTCTTCATCGAGGATCGCTCCACGCATAGTGGACCGTTCAAATATCCCGTTCGTCCAGCCACGACTCTGCTGCAACTCAAGGAGCAGATGGCCAACATCCACGGCATCGCACTGCCATCCCAGCGATGGATTTTTGGCCGTCGTTTGGCTGACAAGGAACAAATGACGCTCAAAGAGTACGACGTTTGCCCGTCCAATTCTTCCCTCTTCCTCTACGTCCTTCCTGACCTTCAAACGCCTCCTCCCAAAAAATCTTCACAAGACGAGCCACCTTCAAAACCTCAGCTTGACCTTGTCCCACCTGACGGACAACACCAAAATGCCAAAAAATATTACAATTACCAAGAAGATCGTTACAGCACTTGCGACGAGGATAGTGACGATGAGTTGGCAGCTGGGCCAACTACACTTGTTAATAACCACGTCGCCCAGTCATTACCTGATCATCCCTTGAAACCTGAAACTAACAAAACTGAACCTCATCTAACAGCCACGACGATCAACGATGAGCATCTGCTGCAATCAG AAGGAGCAATGGCTGTGCTCGATTCAGCAGACGCTGGATGGACATGTCCAGGTTGCGCTTTGGTGAATCCAACGACGCGATCTGGTTGCAAAGCTTGCGCCTACAAACGCCCAATGGATCAATCAGAGACGAATGATGACATTAAAGAAACTCGAGTCGATTACAAGAAATTGGTCGATTTGCAGGACCAAAGTGACGTCGTAACTAACGCAGAGAGTTTCGATTGTCCCGTTTGTTTGATGACGGTCCCTGCAGGAGTGGGCGTCACCCTCAGGGAATGTCTCCACAATTTCTGCag GGATTGTTTGGCTCACGTGATTGAATTCAGTGACGAAGCCACCATCACTTGTCCGTATCGCGATGATAATTACGCCTGCGACGCCATTCTTCAAGAgcttgaaattaaaaat TTGGTGGGGCCGAAAGTGTATGAAAAACATTTGGAGCGCTCGATGCGTCTGGCGGAAAAGGCGATGAAGAACACGTTCCACTGCCAGACGGCCGACTGCCCCGGATGGGCCGTTATCGAGGAGGACAATGTCAACGTTTTCCGCTGTCCCGTTTGTCGACGCACCAATTGTCTCACCTGCCAGGCAATTCACGACGGAGCCAATTGCAAAGAGTTCCAGGATCGAGTCAACGACGCCGCAGAGACGGACGAGGACGCCAAACGGACCAAAGAAATGATAGAC GCGTTGGTGGCTAGCGGAGAGGCTCTTTCCTGCCCCCATTGTCAAGTTGTTTTGATGAAACGTTGGGGTTGTGACTGGGTCAGATGTTCCGTTTGTCGCACGGAAATTTGTTGGGTCACCAAACAAAACCGTTGGGGTCCCAAG GGTAAAGGAGATACCAGTGGAGGCTGTCGGTGTGGAGTTGATGGAGTTAAATGTCATCCTTTATGTAATTACTGTCATTAG
- the LOC130694045 gene encoding uncharacterized protein LOC130694045 isoform X3: MSCSYSAGSASSSSDGQQLGARPKIGRQHVQQQMKPVSRSSAGQQRTTTTAADSKQNKEWNSNWNSILSAQVNEKRPIDASDHQHEKVRIKNINGQPPSANAQSNGWPSVSRGFSDPSLAVVQQPVPTATCRQKSPELFHSHHYHARRQRDRQQTNSRSNSAADLSVQSSINLSPPSSNASSLNNISKDSSSGGGGISSIWARWFRRNNNRTSSSIRPFSSSYGGGAGSRSHSVENSPVVSRRHRPMTGSSGQLAANSDNSDSLSTNSFSFIRPTGSQKNIDPALTLRRKYGLMACSNESTDKMGTTTTTNHNNNIEGDAIRAMRTRWESQMRHMDVRNEADEKCVRPSHPPVNSTMRKKRPAPQPPSAHRRSTSSRHSTGSIHTTSAGFIHVPGKRKAPSPPDHQPTPVQFNIVVPPPTPPANGNLPDLMDSSGPPPNAASPTGEAKWNNDLNCNLLLDEMNKVKVFRYHQNKINNGEQENKADCPHNDILKLEGGVLRPLEPSGNKTNEPTTSASTIDSNHRGMMTLPLKPWYKRGRNGSSSSQLHHHPSSANASSRSKWKDAALLHPPVADECSSNSWAMGLLANHHPPPSDSTLLNTMRSNYSSTVSPGGSTRSEGSSSLCSDGSKGKQQRKSLLVNISQLDREATEIIQRERARESQRKRMADEKFYCHHGEEATAHLASVPDIAEEPAASRPAEEKGTRQLINMFNSLTDATSINSQQKQTTSAESNLRLRTAFVQPQQQQQANANNKTTSDNNTSVVFRPVPEVADQQSSSLLASTKAVDSNANTITRLRVNRETVAAPASPPMSNHKEPATSQQAIFNPKLEVVGSQEHKGGARPKNPVVLPAASPLVNGHSKMSGWECQICTLLNSEARLWCEACTALKPRQFNSRSSNGPSPVVKETTNISKTQEVPSAVVTVTTAPNSPEALRQARLAFFLNGQQNKQLEIKEEGDDQSGDKNNNKTTNNKRRSQCGGIKVSSSCQTQPLPLPSKVVQRPVSMSDDSPVVDKLSDNRNNIIPAKQDPLDNKNHVKPRVPAVVLKDVTPTNFALLSPSRTQLSQYLQQQQATKSQSSANSDQQSSKDIQKNESPTVEDVSDEKRVEVMLWRLEESIAAGQFDKAAVLAKELAAIKRAPTSQSPSIKRRTTEHDVTPPTPPPSINKPVAAPRSVPPAVAAVVVAQKQSDPIVPAASNVNEATAAPLPAKRLSQLSSPLPLPRKTIKEETQDKQEETLKKEQVTVDVNVKREAEMQTAKEITNPEVTIRTKKKSNKISSGQQTTLTFQKKPSIGVEENSRRTQSCVVDDTFNVEVFIEDRSTHSGPFKYPVRPATTLLQLKEQMANIHGIALPSQRWIFGRRLADKEQMTLKEYDVCPSNSSLFLYVLPDLQTPPPKKSSQDEPPSKPQLDLVPPDGQHQNAKKYYNYQEDRYSTCDEDSDDELAAGPTTLVNNHVAQSLPDHPLKPETNKTEPHLTATTINDEHLLQSEGAMAVLDSADAGWTCPGCALVNPTTRSGCKACAYKRPMDQSETNDDIKETRVDYKKLVDLQDQSDVVTNAESFDCPVCLMTVPAGVGVTLRECLHNFCRDCLAHVIEFSDEATITCPYRDDNYACDAILQELEIKNLVGPKVYEKHLERSMRLAEKAMKNTFHCQTADCPGWAVIEEDNVNVFRCPVCRRTNCLTCQAIHDGANCKEFQDRVNDAAETDEDAKRTKEMIDALVASGEALSCPHCQVVLMKRWGCDWVRCSVCRTEICWVTKQNRWGPKGKGDTSGGCRCGVDGVKCHPLCNYCH, encoded by the exons ATGTCTTGTTCGTATTCAGCTGGATCGGCTTCGAGTAGCAGCGATGGCCAGCAATTGGGAGCGCGACCTAAAATTGGACGTCAACACGTTCAACAGCAAATGAAACCGGTCAGTCGTTCGTCAGCCGGACAACAGAGGACCACCACCACGGCCGCCGATTCCAAACAGAATAAGGAATGGAATTCAAACTGGAATTCCATTCTTTCGGCTCAG GTAAATGAAAAGAGGCCAATCGATGCAAGTGATCATCAGCACGAGAAGGTGCGAATTAAGAACATCAATGGGCAGCCTCCCTCAGCAAACGCACAGTCCAATGGATGGCCGTCGGTGAGTCGAGGTTTCTCCGATCCCAGTTTGGCCGTCGTCCAACAACCGGTCCCGACAGCCACTTGTCGGCAAAAGTCGCCTGAATTATTTCATTCGCATCACTATCACGCGCGACGTCAACGCGATCGCCAGCAAACCAACAGCCGGTCCAATAGCGCCGCAGATCTCTCCGTCCAGTCCAGCATCAATCTCAGCCCGCCATCCAGCAACGCCTCCTCACTCAACAACATCAGTAAA GATTCGAGCAGTGGAGGTGGAGGCATTTCGAGCATTTGGGCTCGTTGGTTCCGACGCAATAACAACCGAACGTCATCATCCATTCGTCCGTTCTCATCGTCCTACGGTGGCGGCGCTGGAAGTCGTTCGCACAGCGTCGAAAATAGTCCGGTCGTCAGTCGGCGACATCGTCCCATGACGGGCTCCAGCGGCCAATTGGCCGCCAACAGCGACAACAGCGATTCGCTCAGCACAAACAGTTTCTCCTTCATCCGCCCGACGGGCAGTCAGAAGAACATCGATCCAGCGTTGACTCTAAGAAGGAAATACGGATTAATGGCGTGCAGCAATGAATCGACGGACAAGATgggcacaacaacaacaaccaaccacaacaacaacatcgaaGGGGACGCAATCAGGGCCATGCGGACGCGATGGGAATCGCAGATGAGACACATGGACGTGCGGAATGAAGCGGATGAGAAATGCGTCAGGCCGTCGCATCCGCCAGTCAATTCGACGATGAGGAAAAAGAGGCCGGCACCTCAACCGCCTTCGGCTCATCGAAGATCGACGTCCTCTCGTCATTCCACCGGAAGCATCCACACCACCTCCGCTGGATTCATTCACGTCCCGGGTAAAAGGAAAGCCCCTTCTCCTCCGGATCATCAGCCTACGCCTGTACAGTTCAACATCGTCGTCCCTCCACCTACTCCTCCGGCCAACGGCAATTTACCGGATCTGATGGACTCGTCCGGTCCTCCTCCGAACGCAGCGTCACCTACGGGAGAAGCCAAATGGAACAACGACCTCAATTGCAATTTGCTGTTGGACGAGATGAACAAAGTGAAAGTGTTTCGATACCATCAGAACAAGATCAACAACGGAGAGCAAGAGAACAAGGCCGACTGTCCGCACAACGACATTTTGAAATTGGAGGGCGGAGTTTTGCGTCCGCTCGAACCATCAGGAAACAAGACAAACGAGCCAACAACATCCGCATCGACCATCGATTCCAATCACCGGGGTATGATGACCCTCCCTTTAAAGCCTTGGTACAAACGAGGCCGGaatggcagcagcagcagccaattACATCATCATCCTTCATCGGCCAACGCATCGTCACGATCTAAATGGAAAGATGCAGCTCTATTACATCCGCCAGTTGCAGATGaatgcagcagcaacagttGGGCTATGGGCTTGTTAGCCAATCATCATCCACCACCTTCGGACTCGACGTTGCTAAACACGATGCGATCGAATTATTCATCGACCGTGAGTCCGGGTGGATCGACGCGAAGTGAAGGATCTTCCTCGCTGTGCAGCGACGGGAGCAAAGGCAAACAACAACGCAAATCGTTGCTAGTCAACATCAGCCAGCTGGACCGCGAAGCGACGGAAATCATCCAGCGTGAGCGGGCCAGAGAGTCTCAACGCAAGCGCATGGCAGACGAGAAATTCTATTGTCATCACGGCGAGGAGGCGACGGCCCATTTGGCAAGCGTTCCAGACATAGCTGAAGAGCCGGCCGCGAGTCGTCCGGCCGAAGAAAAGGGAACGAGGCAGTTGATTAACATGTTCAACTCTTTGACTGACGCGACGTCTATCAATAGCCAACAGAAGCAGACGACGTCGGCCGAGTCCAACCTCAGACTTCGCACTGCATTTGTGCagccgcagcagcagcaacaagccAATGCTAATAATAAAACGACGTCAGATAACAACACGAGCGTCGTTTTTCGCCCCGTGCCAGAAGTGGCCGACCAGCAAAGTTCCAGCTTGTTGGCGTCTACCAAGGCCGTCGACTCGAATGCCAACACAATCACACGATTGCGAGTGAATAGGGAGACCGTGGCAGCCCCCGCATCGCCGCCAATGAGCAATCACAAGGAGCCGGCCACATCACAACAAGCCATTTTCAATCCGAAATTGGAAGTGGTTGGCTCACAGGAACACAAGGGAGGTGCACGGCCTAAGAATCCAGTTGTTTTACCCGCAGCGTCGCCACTAGTCAACGGACATTCGAAAATGTCAGGATGGGAGTGTCAAATCTGCACTTTGCTCAATAGCGAGGCACGCCTTTGGTGCGAGGCGTGTACCGCTTTGAAACCAAGGCAATTCAACAGTAGGTCATCCAACGGGCCATCTCCGGTCGTCAAGGAAACGACCAACATCAGCAAAACACAAGAAGTCCCGTCTGCTGTTGTTACAGTCACGACAGCTCCCAACAGTCCAGAAGCTTTACGACAAGCCCGATTGGCTTTCTTCCTCAATGGCCAGCAAAATAAGCAGCTGGAAATCAAAGAAGAGGGTGACGATCAGTCGGGcgataaaaacaataataaaacaacGAATAACAAACGACGCAGTCAATGTGGCGGCATCAAAGTGTCATCCAGTTGTCAGACTCAACCTCTTCCTTTGCCCAGCAAAGTCGTCCAACGACCCGTTTCAATGTCAGATGACTCGCCCGTAGTTGATAAACTTAGCGATAATCGTAATAACATCATCCCGGCGAAGCAAGACCCATTAGATAATAAGAATCATGTCAAACCACGTGTACCTGCTGTTGTTCTGAAGGATGTGACACCAACCAATTTTGCACTTCTTTCTCCTTCTCGTACACAGTTGAGCCAATatcttcagcaacaacaggcCACTAAGAGCCAATCATCAGCCAACAGTGACCAGCAATCTAGCAAGGACATCCAGAAGA ATGAGTCACCAACCGTTGAAGATGTGAGCGATGAGAAACGTGTTGAGGTCATGTTGTGGCGTTTAGAAGAATCCATCGCTGCCGGCCAGTTTGATAAAGCGGCTGTTTTAGCCAAAGAATTGGCGGCCATCAAAAGGGCACCAACTTCTCAATCACCATCCATCAAACGGAGGACTACGGAACATGATGTTACTCCGCCCACACCTCCTCCTTCTATTAATAAACCAGTGGCCGCTCCGAGATCCGTCCCTCCCGCCGTTGCTGCTGTCGTCGTTGCACAAAAACAATCCGATCCCATCGTTCCAGCTGCATCGAATGTCAACGAAGCGACAGCAGCGCCTCTGCCGGCAAAGCGATTGTCCCAGTTGTCGTCACCTTTACCTCTGCCGAGGAAAACAATCAAGGAAGAAACGCAAgacaaacaagaagaaacgttAAAGAAAGAACAAGTTACTGTTGATGTCAATGTTAAAAGGGAAGCGGAGATGCAAACAGCAAAGGAAATAACAAACCCAGAGGTGACGATccgaacgaaaaagaagagcaatAAAATCAGTTCGGGTCAGCAGACGACGTTGACCTTTCAGAAGAAGCCATCTATCGGCGTGGAGGAGAACAGCAGACGAACGCAGAGTTGCGTCGTTGACGACACATTCAA CGTAGAAGTCTTCATCGAGGATCGCTCCACGCATAGTGGACCGTTCAAATATCCCGTTCGTCCAGCCACGACTCTGCTGCAACTCAAGGAGCAGATGGCCAACATCCACGGCATCGCACTGCCATCCCAGCGATGGATTTTTGGCCGTCGTTTGGCTGACAAGGAACAAATGACGCTCAAAGAGTACGACGTTTGCCCGTCCAATTCTTCCCTCTTCCTCTACGTCCTTCCTGACCTTCAAACGCCTCCTCCCAAAAAATCTTCACAAGACGAGCCACCTTCAAAACCTCAGCTTGACCTTGTCCCACCTGACGGACAACACCAAAATGCCAAAAAATATTACAATTACCAAGAAGATCGTTACAGCACTTGCGACGAGGATAGTGACGATGAGTTGGCAGCTGGGCCAACTACACTTGTTAATAACCACGTCGCCCAGTCATTACCTGATCATCCCTTGAAACCTGAAACTAACAAAACTGAACCTCATCTAACAGCCACGACGATCAACGATGAGCATCTGCTGCAATCAG AAGGAGCAATGGCTGTGCTCGATTCAGCAGACGCTGGATGGACATGTCCAGGTTGCGCTTTGGTGAATCCAACGACGCGATCTGGTTGCAAAGCTTGCGCCTACAAACGCCCAATGGATCAATCAGAGACGAATGATGACATTAAAGAAACTCGAGTCGATTACAAGAAATTGGTCGATTTGCAGGACCAAAGTGACGTCGTAACTAACGCAGAGAGTTTCGATTGTCCCGTTTGTTTGATGACGGTCCCTGCAGGAGTGGGCGTCACCCTCAGGGAATGTCTCCACAATTTCTGCag GGATTGTTTGGCTCACGTGATTGAATTCAGTGACGAAGCCACCATCACTTGTCCGTATCGCGATGATAATTACGCCTGCGACGCCATTCTTCAAGAgcttgaaattaaaaat TTGGTGGGGCCGAAAGTGTATGAAAAACATTTGGAGCGCTCGATGCGTCTGGCGGAAAAGGCGATGAAGAACACGTTCCACTGCCAGACGGCCGACTGCCCCGGATGGGCCGTTATCGAGGAGGACAATGTCAACGTTTTCCGCTGTCCCGTTTGTCGACGCACCAATTGTCTCACCTGCCAGGCAATTCACGACGGAGCCAATTGCAAAGAGTTCCAGGATCGAGTCAACGACGCCGCAGAGACGGACGAGGACGCCAAACGGACCAAAGAAATGATAGAC GCGTTGGTGGCTAGCGGAGAGGCTCTTTCCTGCCCCCATTGTCAAGTTGTTTTGATGAAACGTTGGGGTTGTGACTGGGTCAGATGTTCCGTTTGTCGCACGGAAATTTGTTGGGTCACCAAACAAAACCGTTGGGGTCCCAAG GGTAAAGGAGATACCAGTGGAGGCTGTCGGTGTGGAGTTGATGGAGTTAAATGTCATCCTTTATGTAATTACTGTCATTAG